AGAGAGCTTAAAAGTTTACACCCACCACCTTTTGGCAACTAGGAAACCATTACGAAAGATCCAAAGGCTCTTTTAAGAGCCACCACATTCACATTCAAAAGAAGCTGCAACACACTCGTCATTTGTGCACCCTTGACAGTCATACTTGCGAATCAGgtttatgtaagaaaaaaaaaaaaaaaaccgctGAGAAAACCACATAACATTGCAACCCGATCCCTGTCGAAATTGCTGTCTCCCCGAAATACATCCTCCTGCACTTAACTCTTCTCGTGAGTTTGGTTTCTGCTATGCGTGTCTCACATCGTGCCGTCTGTTGCGTGAGCTCGTCTAAGGATGGCGCTTAGAATGCTCTTTAGACTTTCCATATCCAGCCGTAGGCCTGAGATAGGTGTGCCTGTGCCTGTCTTCCACTGGTTTGTGTACATTGTTTTGTGGTTTAGGCAGGAGATGACAGAATGCCTACCGTGAGGCAGTAGTGCGCATAACTAGAGGTAGAAATGTAGGTGCCTATGGGATTTTTCTCCTAACCGTTTAAAGAACATAAAAGAATACAAATCTCGTGTGTTAGTCAGTGGCAGTGAGTTCAAACAAGCCTCGTTAAAACACCCACCGCCCCAAAACCGGAACAAATCATGCAAAAAACTCAATTTACATTTGATTAGTAATTTGAAATTTAAAGTGACATTTTCTCATTACAGGCAATACAGTTAGAATCGTAAGATTTCAAAGTATATTGATACACAATTTTATGACTGTGTGTTGCAGCTTCTTTTGAATGTGAATGTGGTGGCTCTTAAAAGAGCCTTTGGATCTTTCGTAATGGTTTCCTAGTTGCCAAAAGGTGGTGGGTGTAAACTTTTAAGCTCTCTCGCCTCGGATACGCCGAGCTAACTGGATGTCTTTGGGCATGATGGTGACTCTCTTGGCGTGAATAGCACACAGGTTGGTGTCCTCAAAGAGCCCCACCAAGTAGGCTTCGCTGGCCTCCTGCAGGGCCATAACGGCCGAGCTCTGGAAGCGCAAGTCGGTCTTGAAGTCCTGGGCGATTTCACGGACCAGGCGCTGGAAGGGCAGTTTGCGGATGAGCAGTTCGGTAGATTTCTGGTAGCGGCGGATCTCTCGCAGGGCCACGGTGCCGGGTCGATAGCGATGGGGTTTCTTCACTCCCCCAGTAGCAGGAGCGCTCTTCCGGGCAGCTTTAGTGGCCAACTGCTTACGGGGGGCTTTGCCACCGGTGGATTTACGGGCGGTCTGCTTGGTCCGGGCCATTCTCAGCAACCCTCAATCACAACTCTGA
The nucleotide sequence above comes from Caretta caretta isolate rCarCar2 chromosome 1, rCarCar1.hap1, whole genome shotgun sequence. Encoded proteins:
- the LOC125629997 gene encoding histone H3 — translated: MARTKQTARKSTGGKAPRKQLATKAARKSAPATGGVKKPHRYRPGTVALREIRRYQKSTELLIRKLPFQRLVREIAQDFKTDLRFQSSAVMALQEASEAYLVGLFEDTNLCAIHAKRVTIMPKDIQLARRIRGERA